The stretch of DNA agaaagagtatatatatacatatatatatataggttTGTACAAACAGTTTATTGTAGTCATATTTTCTATGTCACAGAGAGATACGCAAAAGGTGAACATATGTATAGAACTttgatatattttattattttgtatattgtaAATTATCTCGAACCTCTTTTTCTTTTCCCATGTAAGTGTACATCCGTAAAACTTAAAAAAAGATAAGAAGAAAAACGACAACGTCGCTCAGAGGGTCGAAACAGCACACGTTAAATACGAAAGTTAGTGCGCATTTCTTGAACGCAATTAATATGATCGCACAAAGACTTCATTTCGAGAACAAtcttatatttaatttatattgtaaagATAGATTTTATTGGCCTTAGGAATACATGTTATTAGTGCTTTTGTCAAAGGTTAACAACTTTTCACGAAAAAAGGAAACAGTGTTTGGCTTAAATTAATTCTTTCGTCTACATTTTTGCTCTCTACAAAAAATTTCTGTCTATATACGACACCTCAAGCATAGATGATAAAAacgtaatattaatattttatgtcGTACGTTGACTTTATTCACATATCtctttaaatttattattcGTACGTCTTTTTAGGTTTACATAGCACGTTGGCAAGTATATTTTTAATTAGTCTTTAAATCGAGACTGATCAGGAATCATTATGGTACAGAAATTTAGTACGATGTACATCGAAAATACATTACGCGTAACTATTTTCAAAGCATACACTAAAAGTTCAATTTGAAAAGTCCTGTGGAAAAAGACACGAGTCGCTAAAAAATGTTTAACTGAAGTATCAGTATAATATTGATTATATTTCCAGCGTACTATGCTCTTCAATGACCAAAGTAGGCGTTTAAAATTCGGGCTGTGGACACAACAGAAATACAGTATGTTCATAAAAGTGTACTCTTGTATATTGGAAAGATGAAAATAATAGGTACAATAGATTTGCAGGATGCGTATAAAAACGTATGCTTCGTACCTATCGTATGCGTGGTGCGTATCAGTGGATGTGTTTTTATTAAACAATGtatgtatgtaatgtataattaaaataaacacaATCGTAAGTAGTATTAGATAGAGCAATatataaagaagaaaaaataaagGGGCCTTAATATGTGGTAAGCTAAGCAGCAAAGATGTTCCGCCTAACTCTTTGCTTTGTTTAAATTAAGATATTGTACATATTTTAAATAGTAAAGATAATAAAGAGTAAGACAGAGAAGAATATAAATTACACgtctaaaaaaaattgttttattgtttCTGTGTAATAATATATACTTGATTAAGAATATTATTAAAACCAATATTGCCTTTGGGTCTTTTATTTATAACATTTGCACGTAGCTTCCGACGATGGTGAATAGGTATCAAATTAACGAGATATAACAAAATTTTAGGAAAAGACACAGTTACACTGTATAATTATTGGAGGAAATAAGTATAACTAATCGCTATTAAAATAGTTCACAGTTTCATTTTAAGCTTAATTACATTCCATAttataacaaaattatttatacaCAAGTTGCTACTATTATCAGGTACATTTACATTACATTCTGTACCAAATTTGCGCTGTTTTCATACGCTTCACCTTCTTCTGCAATTGAAGTACACCATACATCAGGGCTTCAGCTGTGGGGGGACATCCTGAAACATTttcatttttagaaatatgaGTAAAATTGTTACAATGAATATATAATAGAtatatagaaaaaaaaatactatACAAAGCATTCAACTAACCTGGCACGTATATGTCCACAGGTATAATCCTATCACAGCCCCTAACAACAGAATAACTGTAATGGTAGTAACCACCACCATTGGCACAGCTTCCCATAGAGATAACCCATCGTGGTTCAGGCATTTGATCATATATTCTCCTCAATGCTGGAGCCATTTTATTTGTTAGAGTACCAGCAACTATAATCACATCTGACTGCCTTGGAGAAGCTCTGAATACCACTCCATATCTGTCCATATCGTATCTGGGGGCAGCAATGTGCATCATTTCAACAGCACAGCAAGCCAAACCAAATGTCATTGGCCAGATGGATCCTTTACGTCCCCAATTCAGAAGATCATCTAATCTTGCCATTGCATACTCTCCCATACTACTAGTATTTTGGAAAGGACTATAAGGTAGCTTCTTGGCTTTGTTTGGTAAGGCAACATCTGTGGCCATATGTTTGGCCTGACTTGTCAGAGCTGCAGGACATCCTGACAAGGCTATATTGTTGCGTACCAGGGATGCTAGCCCCTGATTGACAGTGGCTGTAAGTTGAAACAGACTTCATCATTCATCTAAATTTTATTGCATGTGAAGTAGGGATTGAAGTGTACATAGTAGGTACTCAGAAAAATTATttacttatgttcattttaatAGGAATATTTGTATCCTGTAGCGTTTAGTATATTCGTAAAGTATGAAGTTAAAGTAATACATTGTTTTTAGAATTATCGAGTTTGTTTGAACCCAAGAAGTTATAAATGTTTCGTAATGTAACTTGATACAGTAACTTACAGGAATGATAAAGAGAATAAATTAATTTGGCTCTATTAGTTGCCGCATATTATGCAATACAAACTGTTAGATACATTTAGGTGTAAAATACATTTAGTGTCAGCCACGTAAGGAATGTACCTCTTCATTTTCAGTTAGGTATTATTTCAATCAACTAAGGATTATTATACTTCATTTATTTCTTAATTCTGTTGTCTGTCGGGAGCATTTAGGGGGTTTTGGAGGGTTAATTGTGGAAAGACTTACGCGAAAACATAATCGACGAAAACATTTTCAACCCGACGACGATCACGTCACGGAGTTGTCTGCTACACTGCGATTCTGCGCCCTGGcgtatgtattatttatttcatgAGTCTAAAGAACGGAGCTTAAATTGCAGCCAACTGCAGCTTTAAATGCGGGGTAAGAGCATCGCGGAGAGTATTGGGAAATCATTTTCAGCCATCTTGTACTGCAAAAGTAGTGCTGCCATCTGTGTCGTTCATGAGACCCACATAGTGGTAAGATCATGAACTAAAAATTGGTACGATTAAGAGACGTGGATTTAAAAATCCACTATTTGCCATCCAATTTCGTGATATTAAATAGCAAATGAGGTATTCCGAGAGTTGCAGTTTTCAGGAACTGTGGTAAGTATCAGGAAAACATAGCTGTCTAGCAGGTATTCGGAGAACTGGAGTTCTTAGAAATagtggtaagtatcaggagagaaAAATAGTAAAGGAGGTATTCGGAGAACACCAGTTCTCAGAAATCatggtaagtattaggagaacataactTAGAAGGTATTCCGAGAATTGTAATTCTTAGAATATGCctcaaagtatcaggagaacatgatagctgagGAGGTATTCCATAATCTCGAGTTTTCGGAATTTAacttaaagtatcaggagaacatgatagccgaGGAGGTATTCCACAATCTCGAGTTTTCGGAATTTAacttaaagtatcaggagaacatgatagccgaGGAGGTATTCCACAATCTCGAGTTTTCGGAATTTAatttaaagtatcaggagaacatgatagccgaGGAGGTATTCCACAATCTCGAGTTTTCGGAATTTAacttaaagtatcaggagaacatgatagccgaGGAGGTATTCCACAATCTCGAGTTTTCGGAATTTAatttaaagtatcaggagaacatgatagccgaGGAGGTATTCCACAATCTCGAGTTTTCGGAATTTAATTTAAAGTATCAGGATAACATGATAGCCGAGGAGGTATTCCACAATCTCGAGTTTTCGGAATTTAacttaaagtatcaggagaacatgaggactgaggaggtaTTCCACAATCTCGAGTTTTCGGAATTTAacttaaagtatcaggagaacatgatagccgaGGAGGTATTCCACAATCTCGAGTTTTCGGAATTTAacttaaagtatcaggagaacatgatagccgaGGAGGTATTCCACAATCTCGAGTTTTCGGAATTTAacttaaagtatcaggagaacatgatagccgaGGAGGTATTCCATGAACTCGAGTTTTCGGAATTTAacttaaagtatcaggagaacatgatagtaaGGTAGGTATGTGGAGATTTTTAGGACCAGGTGGAAATTTTCGAAGGTTGTGAATAATTTGTACGCATATCAATGTTTTTTCGTAGAATGTTTTTATTGGCTGAGTTTCTGTTTTATACAAAACATCTAACAAACATAGATGCATTCCGCTGACACTTTAAAACTTCGCCTCACGAAAGCGACTAAACTATCGGACTTCGCGGATTCTAGTCTTGCAGTTCCCAAAGGGGTTACGCTAAAGGTACAATGCGTTACTGGTTGGTTGCTTAAACCGTGCTCGAATGTCGACGCGTCTAATCATAACGCTATAACTAAAGTCATTGTACAGTGACTTTTAAAAAGATCCGAACGTAAGAAAGTGTGTTCAGGGAATGTCTGCACTACAATCAGCAACGGACGGGGACGCGTCAGCTAGGCCATGGAACCAAACCACTCTAATCGCTTGGCTGATAAACAGCTGCCTATATACAAAAAACGGTCCCTCTAATTTTTGTCGCTTTTTAATCGGGCCATTTTTTTACCTCCTTCGCAGAACAAAATAACCTTAAGGTTTTAGTTTACACGGTGCTTCGTTGAACAAACAGAATCATTAGGATCGATTACCTTGTAGGCGCCTGTGGGTTGCGTGCGTTTCTGTACGTTGTTAATTTTGTTAGATATCTATTTAGCAAAAGTTCATTAACCTATAAACATCTAGATAACATTAAGTAACAACTTATACCTCCGCAACAACAGTGGGATTAAATTACCTCCCTGCTTGTCTCTGTTTTAAGTACTTTACAAACGTTGTAACGGTGATTCTCGTTCTTCAGCGGCTCTCGATCATATGCACGAATTCGCGCCCCCACGCGACTTCCTTGCAGTGTCTAAGGCGCGCGTTTTTGATTGAAAAGAAAACAGTGATTTTGACATTTAAATAGAAGGAAAGTTTGATATGGAAAGTGGATACTAATAAATCAATGTGTCTTTGCAAAAAGAAGGAAAGAAAATGTATTAATGTAAACTTACAGATAATAAATCCTTGTCAATTGATCTTGTTTACAATTCAGAGCTCTTTTTGAATGCACTGAGCTGCAAGGAAGTCGCGAACAATGTTGCACCGATGGTGCATCTTCCTGAAATCTACGATGCCAAGGAATCTGATTAATCTACCAAAAAATGTGATCATTAAGAATGATATTCTACAACTGTATTCTATAGAACGTTGTCTAAAATTTGTAATGACTCATTTTACATTGTGCGCCGTTTCTTTGTTCAAGTTCATCGATGTCCTTAACATCCTCGAAGGAAATCCTTCAACCCTAACTTCCCTTCTATCCATTCGCTTTCTCATGGTTCTCGTGAGCTTTCCGGTGCGCGAGTTTCGCATACGCAAATGATACTCACTCGAAACCCTAAAGGTTCGTCTTTTAAAAAGAAGTTGCGCGAACTGTGACGGAATTTGTATGAAAGGACATTCAAACTTCGTTGGAAGGAATCTTTGAAATGCTTTGTTAAAGCAGACGGATGAAGGGCTTATGTAAAATTAGTACTTACATTTAGCAGTAATACTTTGCGTGGAACACGACTTCTGGCTGTAGGCTCGATAAGATTGTGATAGTATCTATCATAGACTTGGAATTGAGCAAATTTTCATCGAACTCTGATATTAGACATTCCACCCAATTGATATCCCAAGTTCCCCACTTGAATATGTTAGAAGAAGAAGATTTCAAACCTAAGAGAACACTCAGTCACGTTTTTCGACCCCCAATTTGAATTACTTTCCTCTCCCTTATGCGTTCGAATAAACCCAAGACGTTTAATCAATTCATGTAACTCCTTTTACCGATCGAGATCCGAAATAGGGCGTTGCAGAGCAACTTCTCGCAACGAAGTTGTTCCGTAGCGAGTATCATTAGCGTAGACGAACGTTTCCTACGGTAGCGTGTAAAACGAAAGTGAAACGTCAAGCGGCTAATGATTAAGTCTGCGTAGTTCCATGGCTGCGATGTCGTCCACGGATATAAGCTTTTCTATGGGGATGCAGGAGAGCTCGCCACCGACGCAGGACTGCGGCTGCTGCCACCTGGCTTCTCTCTCGGCCTCTTTCGCCTTCATTTCGGCCTCCCTCGCTCTGCGCTCTTTCAGCTTCAGCGAGAAGATCGCGACAGACCTGGCCCTCTTCATTAGGCTCTGTTTCACCCTGTTCTTCTTCGCCTCTCGATCCTCCTTCGTCGGTTTCTCCTCTTCTTGACTGGAGATCGTTTTGCTGGAGTCTGAAAGACCACTGGAGTCCTTGTCCTTCTCTGCGTAATAGGACGACTGTTGCTTGTGCTCCTGCATCTCCCTCTGGTGATGCTGATACTGTTGCTTCTCTGTTTTCTCTCGTTCCTTCTCCCTCTCTGGGGAGAAGCGGAACTTTTGGTTCCTATGGGCCATCGTCCACGGCGGGGCTGACCTGAAAGGTAGGTTGATAGTGTCAGTGATGGAAATTGTGGAGAAGGGGGAGTAGGATAGTACAGTTTTGGAGATGTACCTGAGAAGATCACTGTCCGAAGACGACGCAAGATCTTTCGAGACGATGCAGTCAGTGGACCTGTGAAGATGAGGTAATTCGTCTCCACTTCCGCTGACAGTGCCAGCCCCGCTGATCTCCGAGTCGCTGGATTTTCGGCCACCAGGCTCGAGGCCTAATCTTCGGACCCAGTCCACGCCTCCATGAGGGCCGATCGTTAAATGATGGCTATAGTGATCGGCGCCGCCTGAGGCTTCAGCTTCAGTGGACAGCCACTCCCTCGAACGCCTCCCTAAAAAGTTCACAAGTCATTAGTCCCCTGTAGAACACACTTTGACCGTTAAAAAGGCTGACACGTGCAAGCACAGAAGAAGAAAACGTAATCGAACCTCGTTCTCCTCCAGGAATGGAGCATCTAGGGGAGTTGTGAATGTCGCGGATGCTGCCCATGGTGTTTTCAGTCAGGAAAGGTGTGCCTAACTCGCTGCTGCCTGCGCTGCCAGGTGTCTGGTCCGCGGATGGTGTTTCGGCGATTCTTGGTACAGATGCAGCGCTCGGTGTCGGAGGACTGCTCGGCGTATGCGTGGTAGACGCCAGGGTTGGTGTGTCTGGGACACTGGAGGACGTCGCGTCGCCAGTACGATCGGAAAGCAGTTGTTGCTCTTCGCTCTCTCCGTCTGCTGGACTCACCACGAATCTCCCTGAGTTCGAGCGAAATTAATAGATGGCAGGAGGGGGGACGAGATATGGGGGCATGACGCTAATAGCTTAGGCCAGGGGAGGGATCTTGATAACATTTCTTGGAAAGAGAAACAATTCAGGGAATTCTAGGTATCCAAGAAGGTTAAGGAATTCAGGGGATACATAGAATTTAGAGAGTTCAAGGAATTCCTAGAGAAATTTACAGCGGATTACACAGGAATTCATAGAAATTTAAGGAATTCATAGGAATTCACAGGAATTCGCAGGAGATTTCATTGGAATTCATAGGAATTCACAAGAGTGTATAAAGAATTCGATGCACAGAGAGAGAATTGAGGGAATCCAGAtgcaaatgatcataagttattTACCTATCACTGTCGCAGGTTGTTGCTCCGGTGATGGAGTAGACGACAGCCTTCTGACAGCTTCCCTCCTCAGGAATTCTACTTTAGCCATTTCGGTGGCGACCCAGTGGGGAATATCAGGAATCGCGCAGATTATGATAAACCGAATCGCTAGCATGATGTGTTCTAAGGCGACTATCAAGAGAATCGTTTGGGTAGCTGACATTTCAGGGAACATTCTCTGCACTTGTCCGCTAAGTCCGATCAATGCACAGTTTACTAGTATGGCAACCAGCCCCATCGCTTCCATAGCGTTCTAAGAAATTAAAGTGAGTCCCAGATTACCCATGATTTTTGTAATTAATAGACTACTACGTATTCTTTGCTAGTTACTCACTTGCCAAGTCCCGATGTTGGAGACTCTCCTACCAAATGGACGCTGGAGGACGAAGCACAGCTTGAAAGCGTCGCCTCGAAGTTCAAGAAGATTCCCTAGCAGCGCTGCCATGGCGGCCAATGGGAACGCCGAAGAGAACAGGCAGACGTAGCCAAGTTGCGACAGCATTTCGAGATGTTCTGAAAACGCTCCGTCGTACTGCGAATAGGAAAAGTTCACGCCTGAGTTTTGTGTACTGCTCACGCCACTGCTTTAGATCATTATTAGAAGTCAGTTACTATTAAAGTAGAATAAGATTAGAACCATAAGTATCAGGGGACAGTCAGCAGAATGTTTTCTATCACGTGTATTTGGTGTATCTAGCGTAGGTAGTGTAAGAAGGGACTCTACGCTCGTCAAACAAAAGATAAGAAGCTTGCGCTCGACGGAGTCAGCGTGAGAAGCTGTGATTATTAGATTCGATCCTTTCAGTTACAAtcccaccttcaattctcagtttcacAATACAAATTGACATATTTCAAGACAGAGAAACCTTTCCTGATGTATCTCTATAAATTCGAGTGCAAGAATTCAGTAGTACAAGTCAGTAATTGAAAGGTCAAAGTACATAATGATAGGATAAGCGGTGACATTACCTTTTTGGTCGATATCTGCGCGTCGTCGACGGAATCGTTGGAAAACGgggaaaaaatgattaaaattctGTAAAAAAAACCGATCAGACAGCACAGGACAACATTGACTAGCCAGTTCGTCTGTGTACAGACGGTCCAATTCTCTTCGACGCGCACTCGTACAGCAGAGGGATTGGTTTTCAGCAGGGGTTGAGAGACTCTCAAGTGAAACGAAAGACACTATGCTGAAGCTAGTGGGGGGACATCAAGGAGACACAAAGAAGGGAAGATAATCAATGACATGAAGATGTGTGAACCTATCAGCGTTAACGATCTCCCTGTACTTTAGATAAAGATCAGATACCCAAGAATTCCATAAACATCTTCCATTCCTCAACTCCTCAGCCTCGAATGTCTGCGCATCCTTCTCAAGAGGATTCCTCGAGTTCTCGTTTACCAAATCGTCAACGCTGCAGGCTCTTTGCTCGCGATTGCAAAGTGCAtcgaaaatgaaagaaaattagCTAAGTCTAGACCAAACCTTGAACGTAACGTCACTAAGTAGAGAATTAGTGGGATGCCCTACTCTGTAGAGGGAACTTTCCAGCTCAGCTTGGCTGACGTTTCTCGGTTGCTTGCCCTTCCCGCTCTCTGACCGCTCGCTCTTGTCCTCAGGCTCCTTCCGGTTCTCCTCCTCTTCCTCTCCAGGCGGTGGTCTGGCCTCGCTGGGACTCAGAGCGCCGAACAGCTCGAAGCTCAGCCGCGCCAGCCTCAGCTGCTCAATTAGATAAGGTACCGCGGACTCCTTCAGGTTCCCGATCACCTGTCGAGCTATCAGCAACGCGGCCAGTTGCTGAAACGATAGGGAAAATCGTCGGTACGATTTTTGAGCATCTTCGGAAGAAAATAGATTCGAATTTAATTTAATGGTTATTAATTTCATTAGTCAAATCTCGATTAACTGGGTGTTAATTATTTTCAAGAGAAGTGTCTTAGATATTGAAGAGATAGTATGATGATATTTCATATATTCAGCAGTATCGTGTGTGATGCATATTTAGCTAGCAATTTTTGGTCTAACATTTTGCTTGAAAGTTCTAATTATAAAACTAGCTAACGATAAACAGAGAGAAGTGGACGAGAATGATTTAAGATATAAAATTTGCAAACATTATCTAACATTGATCTTAAAGTGTCTAATATCGTCGAGAAATATCGTCTAATCATTCTTAGATGAAgtagaagagagagagagaaagaaagaagaaaaggaagaaacTGGGAATAAAGGGATCCTTACCTCTTTGAGCCTCTCTTGATCTTGTAGGTAGAAGGCGATGTAAAATAGCGATAGGAAGGAGTTTACAAACTGAAACTGAAATACATAGTCTCTTCTGTATACTCTATCTGTCGTGGTGAATTAAAACACACACTACGCGCACAGGATGCAACGGGGATGCAACGAGGAACACGCGTACACGTTTCAGAGCTCGGACGGAGAATCGATAAAGGTAAGCAGAAAGTAATTCTCGAGAGGACAGAATGTTTCATGCAGCGACAGAGACAGCCAGAGCAGACGTTCTCACATTGTGATGGAAACCAGAAAGCGTAAGAGCTTCTAATTTAattaacatatatatgtatatagggtCCACCTCTAAATTCATCGTTCTCTATATCGTAGCGATTAATATGCATGCTTTGCAACGCAATGAGAAAACAAAATGAAAAACTTTGGAATTTCGGTTGACGCGATCACTGAGAAGCAGAGAGCGAAATCAGTCATCGTGTGAACGTTCGTCGAAAAGGAAGGGCTTAATCAAGTTTCAAGATTCTGATTAGAGGAGGACACGTGAACACATCTATGACAAAACAAGTATCTAGTCGCTGTATATGGAGAGTTTCTTCTTATTACCAGTGCCACCTTGTAGATCAGATGATTCTCGTACTCGGTGTCTAGCCGATAGTTTTCTGCGTCCAACACACAAAAATCACAAATACTATCTACTGTAACATATCTGCTCTCCAATATGTAAGGAACAgaaaattaaatacaatgagagcgagagagagagagagagagagagagaaagaaaagaagaaggataaagaaaagaaaaagaagaagaaagaagagaTGAGTTAGATCTAAAGTATCTTTCGCTGTTAAAATGTAATTATAATAAACCTCTTAAGAACATAAAACATTCACCTGTTGAGTACCTTAAATTTAACTTTACGTATGTTAATCAGGGGGTATAATTCTGAATTACTCTCTAGAAGAAGCTAAGCTGTGAAGAAGATTCGAAAGAGTATAGTCAGCTAGGCTCTTGAGAAAACTAGACGTGCAGAGTGTCTCGGTGAATACATAAAAGTTTGATGCCAAGAGAATATTGGTAAATGTCGTACGTCCGTATCTCGAATTCGCATGTATCGGAGGGGTTAATGTCGAGAGAGACTGTAAGACTATGGGAAAGTCGGACGGAACGTCATCTCCATTTCTATACGTACCCATGTCGTTCAGCCATACGGCGACCTTAAAGTAAGCCTCGTCCATTAACGCTATCACCACGGCGAGCAACACCTTTGGCACGTAGCTCAGCCAAAACCCATAACCTCCTGACTCGAGACGCGCGTCCCACCAATCCTGAAAATATTCCCAATATTACAAGACTATTGAATAGCATTTTTAAAATGGTGCTTAAAGTATTCACAGCAGAGCACAGTGCACAGTGAGCATATACGGTGCgtattaaatatattatattgctACGTGCTTAAGAAGAATTTATTACTATGTAAAGTGTAATCAAATTTTGTCTAAGAGAGTTGAAGAGAGAACAAATTATATAGAGGGTTTGGCAAGGGTGAGAAATTTGAAGAACTGAGTCACTACTGTacgccagcagtagaataagtattcAAGTCTGACTTATTCTACAGGCAGCCCTGTGGTTGACCTGACTACTGCAGGCGGCCAGTAGAATAACCTTCTATAAGTcagacttactctactgacatACGTAGAATCATTTTATTCTAACACCTATCGCCGAACGCCCCATATAATACATGAAAAAGTGACCGAAAGAAGTGGCAAAGGCAGTTTTCCGCTTAATTAAAGTTGCATGCGCCATATTGGCAAGCGAAGTTTGATACAGCTAATGATAAATCGATGGTGGACCAGCTGGCCTCTATTCGAAGAACTTTCATCGCCAAAAAGCTCGAAGCTTTTTTGCTCTAGATCTCCCTGATGTCGTTCACCCTCGTGACCATAGAAAAACAGTTTCGTCGTGAGGATTGGATTATCCTGCTCTCCCTCAACGTAACAACACTTGGCAACTTTCCAAACCTAATGTTTAGCAAGAGTTTTCCCCTTCTCGCTTTCTTCAGCGTATCTCTTTACTTAATAAAGGAGGGACTTGGATCCACAAGAAAAGATGAACAAATGAAAGAGAAGCATACCTGTATCTGGAAGCTCAGAATCATCACGATGAAGACGAAGAATAAGCAGGCTGCGATGATGGGCACGCTGACGAAGTACCGAAACATGTTCCTCTTCCACCTGGGGTACGTCGGCTCCAGCCTTCCCGTCACAGGTGAGACTTCCAAGGTGCCCTAGACAGAGGACTTCACAGCTACAGTGTCTGGGACTCCCCGATACAAAAGAGGAAGACCAGCACGAGACGACAGAGATGGTATCTGCGAGCGACACGAGGCTTACCGTGAACAAGGGCCTAGGCTCGATAAGTAGGTCGTCCCTTTGATCCAAGGTGCCCCACCTGTAGGCCAATTCGGCGCCCCTCCTCTTCCAGGTTTCCAGATAAACGGTGGCCCAGATTACGTTGAAGACGGAGAAGAGAACGTACGCTACGTCTTCGACCGCTTGATTCCTGCCGATGATGCCGACCTGAAACCAAGTCGACATATTGTTAGAATACAGAGAAATACATAGAATACGTAAAACAAGTTGTCTCGATACAGGTTCGAAGGTTTCCTTGTGTTTAATTGTGACTAGTGCGTGCTATAATGGATTTTAAAAACGAGTTTCTCACATTCTCAGTGTTCAAGTGATTCCAATTTGCGAACTTGTATCGAGACAGAACTGTAAGCTGTATTAGTTTCAATGGAATTCTCCATTAAGGGGATTCTCACCCAGTATATGGCACCCACTGCAGCTGGAACGATCAAAGCGGTGGTGTAATGGCCGAGCCACGCGAAATACATGGTAATCTTTACTCCGAAGTATTTACAAATGTCGTccaagggctggggactgagaaaCGCGCGCACCCACGTTCGCTGTAGCTTTTCTAACGCAGGCAATTCGTGAAGAGGGAAGACCTAGTCAATGAAAACTCCTTCTTTTAATATTCCTTATCCCTAACGAGGCTGTCTTATAATAATCAACAATCACTAGACCCCAATGGTGCACCGACCTGGGAAATGATCCCAGAAGAAATGCACTTTGGGATAATTGCTTGTCCTTCGACCATCTTGAGACCAGGCAGACTGTGAAGATCCTGTGGCCCCGCTCTGAGCGTGTGCAGCAGATGCAGGACCAGGGACTGTCGTTCCTGAGTAGTGAAGAATTGAGCTTCGTCGTCGCTTCCTTCGAAGCAACTCGCCTCGGAGCCTACGAACTCCTTCAGGCCTCCGCCGAACTCCTGGCGCAGCGTCTTCGGCAGGTGAACTTCCTCCGCGGCTTTCAACAATCTGTTAACAACGATTCTTTTCTGACGAGCCTGGAGCTTCTTAACTTCTACCTCAAAGTTTCCACGACGTTACTCTATACGCTAGCGCGAGTTACTTCGGTAATTTTTAGGATATGGAACCAGAGGGGTTGCTCGAAGATTCGCTGTTAAAAGGGAGTTACCGAAGAAAGTTCGCAGACAACGACTGTTTGATGCTGGATACAGTGTACTTACACGCTAAAAGGGGCTGTTAAGTAAAATCCATAACTATCTGACGAGGCGTGGTGCCGCACGTGCACCACTAGGCCCGGGGTTCCAGCCCGAAGACGACC from Calliopsis andreniformis isolate RMS-2024a chromosome 2, iyCalAndr_principal, whole genome shotgun sequence encodes:
- the Wwk gene encoding anoctamin 8 white walker isoform X3, which produces MPGGEGSPINLLDHRASTTPGECANSDEDEKTTDTVSNTMTTVLAGDGLRRRKVIHAAKETLDKASRLLRRKIPCTGHLMTPRRLWIQKVPTQECDVVMMFPSGASDETLMWLLGRLRAGTPGLVVHVRHHASSDSYGFYLTAPFSVLLKAAEEVHLPKTLRQEFGGGLKEFVGSEASCFEGSDDEAQFFTTQERQSLVLHLLHTLRAGPQDLHSLPGLKMVEGQAIIPKCISSGIISQVFPLHELPALEKLQRTWVRAFLSPQPLDDICKYFGVKITMYFAWLGHYTTALIVPAAVGAIYWVGIIGRNQAVEDVAYVLFSVFNVIWATVYLETWKRRGAELAYRWGTLDQRDDLLIEPRPLFTGTLEVSPVTGRLEPTYPRWKRNMFRYFVSVPIIAACLFFVFIVMILSFQIQDWWDARLESGGYGFWLSYVPKVLLAVVIALMDEAYFKVAVWLNDMENYRLDTEYENHLIYKVALFQFVNSFLSLFYIAFYLQDQERLKEQLAALLIARQVIGNLKESAVPYLIEQLRLARLSFELFGALSPSEARPPPGEEEEENRKEPEDKSERSESGKGKQPRNVSQAELESSLYRYDGAFSEHLEMLSQLGYVCLFSSAFPLAAMAALLGNLLELRGDAFKLCFVLQRPFGRRVSNIGTWQNAMEAMGLVAILVNCALIGLSGQVQRMFPEMSATQTILLIVALEHIMLAIRFIIICAIPDIPHWVATEMAKVEFLRREAVRRLSSTPSPEQQPATVIGRFVVSPADGESEEQQLLSDRTGDATSSSVPDTPTLASTTHTPSSPPTPSAASVPRIAETPSADQTPGSAGSSELGTPFLTENTMGSIRDIHNSPRCSIPGGERGRRSREWLSTEAEASGGADHYSHHLTIGPHGGVDWVRRLGLEPGGRKSSDSEISGAGTVSGSGDELPHLHRSTDCIVSKDLASSSDSDLLRSAPPWTMAHRNQKFRFSPEREKEREKTEKQQYQHHQREMQEHKQQSSYYAEKDKDSSGLSDSSKTISSQEEEKPTKEDREAKKNRVKQSLMKRARSVAIFSLKLKERRAREAEMKAKEAEREARWQQPQSCVGGELSCIPIEKLISVDDIAAMELRRLNH